A part of Oncorhynchus masou masou isolate Uvic2021 chromosome 30, UVic_Omas_1.1, whole genome shotgun sequence genomic DNA contains:
- the LOC135523082 gene encoding LOW QUALITY PROTEIN: nuclear receptor coactivator 7-like (The sequence of the model RefSeq protein was modified relative to this genomic sequence to represent the inferred CDS: inserted 1 base in 1 codon), translating to MRPMQENIKVLYFANKFLEPYVEIITGRDAVKRRRSVCSSEEGNRSEDEEPEDLLPVLRNHSQLLNDHHIESLANHMPARTQGYPWNLVYSTAIHGTSLKTLYRQMAHIXSPVLLVIKDMEKKVFGAFSSHPFRVSDCCYGTGETFVYSFDPAFKAYRWSGENSYFIRGHMDSLQIGGGGGLFGLWLDADLYHGASYSCHTFNNQPLSTQQDFTVQDLEVWTVQ from the exons ATGAGACCAATGCAGGAGAACATCAAGGTGCTTTACTTTGCAAACAAATTCCTGGAGCCATATGTAGAG ATCATCACAGGGAGGGATGCAGTGAAGCGTCGACGGAGCGTGTGCAGCTCAGAGGAGGGTAACCGCTCTGAGGACGAGGAACCTGAGGACTTACTTCCTGTTCTCCGAAACCACAGCCAGCTCCTTAATGACCACCACATCGAGAGT CTAGCCAATCACATGCCAGCAAGGACACAGGGGTATCCATGGAACCTGGTCTACAGTACAGCCATTCATGGCACCAGCCTGAAGACTCTGTACAGGCAAATGGCCCACA ACAGTCCTGTGCTTCTGGTCATCAAAGACATGGAAAAAAAG gtgtttGGTGCCTTCTCCTCCCATCCCTTCAGAGTGAGTGACTGTTGCTACGGAACAGGAGAGACTTTTGTCTACAGTTTCGACCCTGCATTCAAG GCCTACAGGTGGAGTGGTGAGAACTCGTACTTCATCAGGGGCCATATGGACTCTCTACAGATTGGTGGAGGAGG GGGGCTTTTTGGCCTTTGGCTGGATGCTGATCTGTACCACGGTGCCAGCTACTCCTGTCACACCTTCAACAACCAGCCCCTGTCCACCCAGCAAGACTTCACAGTGCAGGACCTGGAGGTCTGGACTGTACAGTaa